The genomic stretch TCCAGGAGGCGTTTTTGCTCATCGCGCGTCGCGCCGACTGCCATGCCCGCACCGCCCTGGAGGCGCGCACCTGGATCATGGCGGTGGCGCGGCGGGCACTCGTGGGAACCGGGAGTCAGGCCTGAAGCATTGGACGGAAAAGCGTCCCGACACCGGGAAAATTCCTCGCCCCGGGAGAGCTTCTTCCCTCCGGGGGGCCTTGGTCAAGCAGCGGGTAGGGCTCTTCCCGAGTCCATGCTCAAGACGTGGGGGCGGGGCCGTTCAACTGGCCCCGCCCCCTTTTCCTCCTCCTACCTCTGCCCGGTCATCTCGGCGCGGGCCTGTTCCTGGAGGGGGCGCCAGGCAACCTTGCCCGTCGCGCCGCGCGGCAGGCTCTCCACGAAGCGGTAGTCGCGGGGCACCTTGTAGGTCGCCATCTGGGTCCGCGCCCAGGCCTCGATCTCCTCCCCGGTCGCGCTCTGCCCCGGCTTCAGGACGATGAGCGCCCGGGCGCGCTCGCCGGTGCGCTCGTCGGGCACGGCGATCACGCAGGCCTCCTGCACGGCGGGGTGGCCGTGGAGGGTGTTCTCGACCTCGGCGGGCCAGACCTTCATGCCCGAGACGTTCACCATGCGCTTGAGGCGGTCGGTGAAGAAGAAGTACCCCTCCTCGTCCCGGTAGCCCAGGTCCCCGGTGCGGAAGAAGCGCTTGCCGCCGATCTCGGTAAAGGCCTCCTCGGTCGCCTCGGGGCGGTTCCAGTAGCCCTGCATGACCTGCGGGCCGTGAATCACGATCTCGCCGACGCCCCCCGCCGGGAGTTCCTCCCCGGTGTCGAGGTCCACCACCCGCGCGTCCACGTCGAAGAGCGGGATGCCCAGGCACTGGAGTTTCTGGCGGCCCTTGGGGTTGGTGTGCGTCTGCGCCATCGTCTCGGTCAGGCCGTACCCCTCGATGAAGGTGATGCCCGTCAGGTCGAGCAGCCGCTGCCCGATGGCGGCAGGCAGCGAGGCCCCGCCGCCCGTGATGTCGCGCACGCTGCTCAAATCCTCCGGCCTGAAGTGGGGGGAGGCCATCAGGTCGATCACCATCGTGGCGGTGTTCGTCCAGCGGACCACCCCGTGCCGCCGGATGAGTTCCCGCGCCACGTCCCGGTCCCAGCGGGCCATGACGACGATCTTGGCGCCGCCGTTGATGGGCGCGAGCAGGCTGTTCACGAAGCCGGTCACGTGGAAGAAGGGCAGGGTGGCGAGGAACACGTCCTCCACCGTGCCGTCCACCCACACGCCCGCCCCGAAGACGTTGGCCTGCACGCTCCCGTGGGTGTGCATGGCCCCCTTGGGCAGCCCGGTCGTGCCGCTCGTATAGGGGAGCACGGCGAGGTCGTCGGCGCCCACCTCGGCGGCGGGGGCGGGGTGGTGATTCAGGGCGTCCTCCAGGGTGGTGTCCCCCTCCCGCACCTCGGGGTTCACGTCCAGCCCCTCGGGAAGGGGCACGCCCGCCCGCCCCGCGTCGGTGCCCCGCATGATGTTCGCCACGACAGCATGTTCGAGGCCCCCCTGCTTGGCCCGCTCGTACAGCTCGGCACCGACCACCCCGACCTTGACCCCCGCGTCCCCCAGGAAGTAGGCGAACTCGCGGGCCTGGAGCATGGGGGCGAGCGGCACCACGACCCCGCCGAGCTGCCAGACCGCGTGGGCGGCCACGGCCCAGGCGGGGCTGTTCTGGAGCCACACCGCCACACGGTCGCCCTTGCCCACCCCCTGCTCGGCGAGGTGCCCGGCCAGCCGCTCGGCCCCCTCGCGCAGCTCGCGGTACGTCATCTCGCGGCCGTAGAACCACAGGGCCACCTTGTCGGGGTACCGCTCGGCGGACACGCGCAGGTTGTGCATCAGGCTGGTGCGGGGAATCGTCAGGCTGCGCGGCTTGCCCTCGGGCCAGTAGTGCCCCACGCTGCGGGTGGCGGGCGGGGCGGGACGGGGCGGTTCGGTGGGGTGATCCTGGGTCATGGAAGCCTCCGGGAGGAGTGGGGGAGAGCGGGCTGCGCCACCCACGGCAAGGGCGCGGCGGCGGGGACTGGAATGAAATGTGAACAGAGTCTAAGGCAAAACCCCGCTCCGGCGCATGTCCCCCGCTACTCGTCACGTGACGAGCAGGGGCGGGCGGGGTGCTAGCTTGACCCGCACAGGCTACCCGTCCCCTTTCCCGGAGGTTTCCCATGCTTCCCGACCACGAAACCCTCTTCACCATCGAGGCCACGCCCGTCAAGTTCGGTCCCGGCGCCGCCGCCGACGCGGGCTGGGAGGCCGCCCGGCTCGGTATCCGGCGGGCGTTCGTGGCCCTCGACCCGGCGCTGGCGGGGGGCGAGGCGGCGCGGGGCGTGCTGGACAGCCTGCGGGCTTCCGGGATTGATCCCGTCGTCTACACCGACATCCGGGTAGAACCCGACCTCGGCAGCCTGGAGCGGGCTGCGACCGCCGCGCGGGGGGCGGGGGTGGACGGTTTCGTGGCCCTGGGCGGCGGTTCCACCATCGACACGGCGAAGGTCGCCAACCTGCTGTGCACCCACGGCGGCGGCGTGATGGACTACGTGAACCCGCCGGTCGGTGGCGGTCGCCCCCTCCCCGGCCCGCTGCGGCCCCTCCTTGCCATCCCGACGACCGCGGGCTCGGGGTCGGAGGCGACCACGGTGGCGATCCTCGACCTGCCCGAACTGGGGGTCAAGAGCGGGATCAGCCACCGTTACCTGCGCCCCGCCCAGGCCATCGTGGACCCCGAGCTGACGCGCACCGCGCCGGGCCCCGTGATCGCCTCGGCGGGCCTGGACGTGGTGTGCCACGCCGCCGAGAGCCTGCTGAGCCGTCCCTACACCACCCGCCCGCGCCCCGCCTCGCCCGATACGCGGCCCCCCTACCAGGGGAGCAACCCGGTGGCGGACCTGTGGTCAGCGCAGGCGCTGCGCTACGGCGGCCAGTATCTGCGCCGGGCGGTGCGCGACCCGGACGACGTGGAGGCGCGCGGCTTCATGATGCTCTCGGCGACGATGGCGGGGGTGGGCTTCGGCTCGGCGGGGGTGCATATCCCGCACGCCTGCGCGTACCCCATCGCGGGGTTGCGTCACACCTATCACGCCCCCGGCTACCCGGAGGACCACGCCTTCGTGCCCCACGGCTTCAGCGTGATCGTGACCGCCCCCGCCGCCTTCCGCTTTACCTTTGGGGCCGATCCCGCCAAGCACGTGTACGCGGCCAGCCTCCTCACCGGGCAGGAGTACGAGCCGGACGACGCGGACGCCCTCCCGAACGCCCTCCTCGACCTGATGCGCGATGTGGAGGCCCCGAGCGGGGTGGCCGAACTCGGTTACGGGGAGGCCGACCTCCCCGCCCTCGTGGCCGGAGC from Deinococcus aerius encodes the following:
- a CDS encoding long-chain-fatty-acid--CoA ligase, producing MTQDHPTEPPRPAPPATRSVGHYWPEGKPRSLTIPRTSLMHNLRVSAERYPDKVALWFYGREMTYRELREGAERLAGHLAEQGVGKGDRVAVWLQNSPAWAVAAHAVWQLGGVVVPLAPMLQAREFAYFLGDAGVKVGVVGAELYERAKQGGLEHAVVANIMRGTDAGRAGVPLPEGLDVNPEVREGDTTLEDALNHHPAPAAEVGADDLAVLPYTSGTTGLPKGAMHTHGSVQANVFGAGVWVDGTVEDVFLATLPFFHVTGFVNSLLAPINGGAKIVVMARWDRDVARELIRRHGVVRWTNTATMVIDLMASPHFRPEDLSSVRDITGGGASLPAAIGQRLLDLTGITFIEGYGLTETMAQTHTNPKGRQKLQCLGIPLFDVDARVVDLDTGEELPAGGVGEIVIHGPQVMQGYWNRPEATEEAFTEIGGKRFFRTGDLGYRDEEGYFFFTDRLKRMVNVSGMKVWPAEVENTLHGHPAVQEACVIAVPDERTGERARALIVLKPGQSATGEEIEAWARTQMATYKVPRDYRFVESLPRGATGKVAWRPLQEQARAEMTGQR
- a CDS encoding hydroxyacid-oxoacid transhydrogenase, yielding MLPDHETLFTIEATPVKFGPGAAADAGWEAARLGIRRAFVALDPALAGGEAARGVLDSLRASGIDPVVYTDIRVEPDLGSLERAATAARGAGVDGFVALGGGSTIDTAKVANLLCTHGGGVMDYVNPPVGGGRPLPGPLRPLLAIPTTAGSGSEATTVAILDLPELGVKSGISHRYLRPAQAIVDPELTRTAPGPVIASAGLDVVCHAAESLLSRPYTTRPRPASPDTRPPYQGSNPVADLWSAQALRYGGQYLRRAVRDPDDVEARGFMMLSATMAGVGFGSAGVHIPHACAYPIAGLRHTYHAPGYPEDHAFVPHGFSVIVTAPAAFRFTFGADPAKHVYAASLLTGQEYEPDDADALPNALLDLMRDVEAPSGVAELGYGEADLPALVAGALKQQRLLAVAPRMPTAEDLEGILRASLHNGEG